From the genome of Candidatus Polarisedimenticolaceae bacterium:
CTCGGGCTTGCCTCCGGCGAAGCGCGCGCGCACCGGCGTGTAGAACGCGCGGAGGATCGAGGCGTCGTCCTCGATCCCGAGCGCGCGCAGGAACACCGTCGCCGGGAACTTGCGCTTCCGGTCGATCTTCACGTACAGGACGTTCTTCTGGTCGAACTCGAACTCCACCCACGAGCCGCGGTACGGGATGATCTTCGCGACGTAGGAGGTCTTGAGCGGGTCCGACTGGAAGAACACTCCGGGGCTACGATGCAGCTGGGAGACGATGACCCGCTCGGTCCCGTTCACGATGAAGGTCCCGTGCTCGGTGAGCATCGGAACCTCGCCGAAGTAGACCTCCTGCTCCTTGATGTCGCGGATCGTGCGCGCGTCGGTGTCGGGGTCCTTGTCGTAGACGACCAGCTGGATCGTGACCTTGAGCGGCACCGTGTAGGTCTGGCCGCGCTCCTGGCACTCGTGGACGTCGTACTTGAACTTGAGCCCGACGGGGTCGCCGCACTGCTCGCATTCCCGGACGATCACCGGCGTGAGGTTGCCGCAGTGCTCGCACACGACGTCGGTGCCCCGCGCCTCGGGCGCGATCAGCCGGCGTCCGCAGGCCCGGCACTCGCTGCGCAGGTGCTCGATCCCCTGCAGCTCGCCGCACTTGCACTCCCAGTTCCCGATCGTGTAGTCGACGAACTCCAGAGAGCACGTCTGACGGAAGTCGCGGATCGGGAAGATCGACTTGAACACGGCCTGCAGGCCCGCGTTCTCGCGATCGGCCGGAGCGGTGCGCATTTGCAGGAACCGCTCGTACGAGCGTTTCTGCACCTCGATCAGGTTGGGGATCGGGATGGCGGTCCGGATCCGGGAGAACTCGACGCGCTTCAGAGAAGGAATCCGCAGGGTCTCGGGCATCGCGATTCAAACCCCCAGTGCGGCGGCACGGTGCGGCCGCCCGTTCGAGGAGTAAGGCGCCCCCGGGGTACGTTCGGGGATCGGGCGCCCCGGGGAGACGGTGCCCCGCCGCCCCCGGGAGGGGGACGGCGGGCCCTGACACATCGGCGACGCGTCCGTACTACTGGATCTCGACCTTGGCGCCTTCGGCCTCGAACTTCTTCTTGATGGCCTCGGCCTCGTCCTTCGTCACGGCTTCCTTGACGGTCTTCGGCGCGCCGTCGACGAGATCCTTGGCCTCCTTCAGGCCCAGGCTCGTGACCTCGCGGACGACCTTGATGACGTTGATCTTCTTGTCGCCCACTTCCTTGAGGATGACGTTGAACTCCGTCTTCTCCTCGACCGGGGCGGCGGCGGCGGCACCCGCGCCCGCCACGGCCGCGACGGCGACCGGGGCGGCGGCGGAGACGCCCCACTTCTCCTCGAGCATCTTGACGAGCTGAGCGGCCTCGATGACGGTCAGCGAGCTCAGGTTTTCCGCGATGGTCTGCAGATCGGCCATGGTACGAATCCTCCGTCGTGGCTACCGGTTCGTGCGGCGCCCGTTCGAATCATTCCCTTGCGACAGGCCCGGCGCCGCGCGCCGACGGCCCGAATCTCCCGTTCAGTTCGCCTCGCCCTCG
Proteins encoded in this window:
- the rplL gene encoding 50S ribosomal protein L7/L12 codes for the protein MADLQTIAENLSSLTVIEAAQLVKMLEEKWGVSAAAPVAVAAVAGAGAAAAAPVEEKTEFNVILKEVGDKKINVIKVVREVTSLGLKEAKDLVDGAPKTVKEAVTKDEAEAIKKKFEAEGAKVEIQ